GATGATACGCGGAGGCAAAATGGTCTCAAACAGTGCGAGAATCTTTCAGCACGTTCAAGAAGCAAGTGGGAGTAAATTCCGAAGAGATGATGACAACATTCGTACTACCGGGAGTATATAATACAATCCGTCTCATTATGCGACGGAAGGAGCATATACAAGCGTCTAGTATCGGTTGCTTAACGCGCCGTTGCATCGAGTAAATTCAGGGCATCTCACGATGTGTATGCAGGAGATGCAGCTGGTGGCGTTTGTCACGACGTGCAGGGGACGCGCGGAGGAGAAACTCACTCAAGTATTAACAACCCCCACAGGTTGACGCTGTTCCTGCCTCCAGCAATCCGCCATCACCTTGCCCCTCGCGCCATGGCGCCCGCCTGCCTCCTattgccactcctcctgctcccctTCGCCCCAGGTCCAGCACAGGCCGCGACGCCGGCAAGGTCTCCGTCGGCGTCAGCATCATCCTCCTCCACGTCCGTCGTGTTCCAGCTCCAGGGCGACGTATATCCCACCGGGTACGAACCTTTCTC
Above is a window of Triticum aestivum cultivar Chinese Spring unplaced genomic scaffold, IWGSC CS RefSeq v2.1 scaffold46343, whole genome shotgun sequence DNA encoding:
- the LOC123175937 gene encoding aspartic proteinase Asp1-like translates to MAPACLLLPLLLLPFAPGPAQAATPARSPSASASSSSTSVVFQLQGDVYPTGHYYATMNIGDPARPYFLDIDTGSDLTWLQCDAPCQSCNK